The following proteins come from a genomic window of Brevibacillus antibioticus:
- the phnX gene encoding phosphonoacetaldehyde hydrolase — protein MKAVVFDWAGTMVDYGCFAPLAVFLQVFKKRGIELTAAEAREPMGMLKRDHIQALCKMERVAALWQERYGRLPNEADVDELYADFEPMLMATLHEYATPVPGAIELVGRLREQGIKIGSTTGYTREMMNVVAASAKQQGYEPDALVTPSEVPAGRPYPWMCYQNAILLDVYPMNEMVKVGDTTSDMKEGRNAGMWTVGVLKGGSELGLSLEEVTSMPQEELDKRLAIATERLISAGAHYVIEEIGCLDEVLKKIEMRHAGGERP, from the coding sequence ATGAAAGCAGTAGTATTTGATTGGGCAGGAACGATGGTAGATTACGGATGTTTCGCTCCTTTAGCTGTCTTTTTACAGGTGTTTAAAAAACGGGGGATCGAGCTGACAGCAGCAGAAGCGCGCGAACCGATGGGGATGCTCAAGCGCGATCATATCCAGGCGCTTTGCAAAATGGAGCGGGTAGCAGCGCTATGGCAAGAGCGTTACGGTCGACTTCCAAATGAAGCGGATGTGGACGAATTGTACGCTGACTTTGAACCGATGCTGATGGCTACGCTGCACGAGTACGCCACTCCTGTTCCGGGAGCAATTGAATTGGTAGGGCGCCTGCGTGAGCAAGGAATTAAGATCGGCTCGACCACAGGCTACACAAGAGAAATGATGAATGTTGTAGCAGCATCGGCTAAACAACAGGGCTACGAGCCGGACGCACTTGTCACTCCGAGTGAAGTGCCAGCTGGACGTCCCTATCCATGGATGTGCTATCAAAATGCGATTCTGCTGGACGTATATCCAATGAACGAGATGGTCAAGGTCGGTGATACGACGAGCGATATGAAAGAAGGCAGAAACGCCGGAATGTGGACCGTTGGCGTTCTGAAGGGTGGAAGCGAGCTCGGTTTGTCCTTGGAGGAAGTGACGAGCATGCCACAGGAAGAGCTGGATAAAAGGCTGGCTATCGCAACGGAGCGACTGATTTCAGCAGGTGCCCACTATGTCATCGAGGAGATCGGATGTTTGGATGAGGTGCTGAAAAAGATCGAGATGCGTCATGCAGGAGGAGAGAGACCATGA